In Vibrio pelagius, a single window of DNA contains:
- a CDS encoding TRAP transporter small permease gives MDKYFEPSIIVTFTLGLFTFIFLEIVLRPFNISIAWSGEAARFLFVWVIYLGISYAIRDGRHIRVLALVKLLPVKTQQFLNLVSNLVFLSYQGIVLYYAIKITEKSFRLGQLAPAMEIPLAFLYVCLVVSAALSIIRLSITIKRDISILFNISANNAVTKQA, from the coding sequence TTGGATAAATACTTTGAACCGAGCATTATTGTCACCTTTACTCTTGGTTTGTTTACTTTTATTTTCTTAGAGATTGTTTTACGTCCATTCAATATCTCAATTGCTTGGTCCGGTGAAGCGGCTCGCTTTTTATTTGTGTGGGTGATTTATCTTGGAATTAGTTATGCGATCCGTGACGGACGCCATATTCGTGTCTTAGCACTGGTCAAATTACTACCGGTTAAAACTCAACAGTTTTTGAATTTAGTTAGCAATTTAGTCTTTCTTAGCTATCAAGGCATCGTGCTTTATTATGCGATAAAAATTACCGAAAAGAGTTTTCGTCTGGGGCAACTTGCACCCGCAATGGAAATACCACTCGCATTCCTTTACGTCTGCCTTGTGGTCAGTGCTGCTCTTTCAATTATTAGATTATCTATCACCATTAAACGCGATATATCGATCCTTTTCAATATTTCAGCAAACAACGCAGTAACGAAACAAGCCTAA
- a CDS encoding TRAP transporter substrate-binding protein, whose product MRKIATLSAALTCMVSLSSLAETTIRIAHDSQPGSPLFVAFEAFEKDIETRSNGDIQVEIYGAGQLGGVRETTEMVQANNLQMTTAASVLLSPIIPQFNVLDTFYMFEDRAHAHRVLDSDAGQALLSSMDEKGFKGLGYLELGFRSFTNNEKPLKNLEDFKNLKIRSAANPSQIQAWRSAGLSPMPLAWGEIYTSLQQGLIGGQESAIDSIYTQRFYEVQKYLSLTEHMYSNHVLFTNTAFWEQLSDSDKALVEQSIETFIANQRTLAEEQNQATLATLKDAGVNINSVPTETREQLKQALNSAVMEEIKAKTGDELYTFVMQKTESLR is encoded by the coding sequence ATGAGAAAGATTGCCACACTATCCGCTGCTTTAACCTGTATGGTTTCCCTATCTAGCTTAGCGGAAACTACGATTCGTATTGCACACGATAGCCAACCAGGCTCTCCACTGTTTGTTGCGTTTGAAGCGTTTGAAAAAGATATTGAAACCCGTTCAAATGGCGATATTCAGGTTGAGATTTATGGTGCAGGCCAACTTGGTGGGGTACGTGAAACCACTGAAATGGTTCAAGCAAATAACCTTCAAATGACAACGGCAGCATCAGTACTGCTTTCCCCTATCATTCCACAATTTAACGTGCTTGATACTTTCTATATGTTCGAGGATCGCGCCCATGCTCACCGCGTTCTAGATAGTGATGCTGGTCAAGCCCTGCTTAGCAGCATGGATGAAAAAGGGTTTAAAGGCCTTGGCTATCTAGAGCTTGGCTTTCGTAGCTTTACTAATAATGAAAAGCCATTGAAAAACCTTGAAGATTTCAAAAACCTAAAGATTCGCTCAGCAGCAAATCCAAGTCAGATACAAGCATGGAGATCGGCAGGGCTGTCTCCAATGCCATTGGCATGGGGTGAGATCTACACCTCTCTTCAACAAGGGTTAATTGGAGGCCAAGAAAGTGCGATTGATTCTATCTATACTCAGCGCTTCTATGAAGTACAAAAATATCTATCTTTGACAGAGCACATGTACAGTAACCACGTTCTGTTTACGAATACAGCGTTTTGGGAGCAACTTTCCGATTCAGACAAAGCCTTGGTTGAACAATCGATCGAAACATTCATAGCGAATCAACGTACGCTAGCAGAGGAACAAAACCAAGCGACACTCGCAACATTAAAAGACGCGGGCGTCAACATTAATTCTGTTCCAACTGAGACTCGTGAGCAACTGAAACAAGCTCTCAATTCGGCTGTGATGGAAGAAATCAAAGCGAAGACAGGTGATGAACTGTACACATTCGTTATGCAGAAGACCGAATCTCTACGTTAG
- the otnK gene encoding 3-oxo-tetronate kinase → MRIGVIADDFTGGTDIASFLVKGGLNTVQLSGVPQSPIETDADAIVISLKSRSCAHSEAIEQSLNALAYLQQNDCTHVYFKYCSTFDSTEKGNIGPVTDALMAALKTKFTVVCPSLPLNGRCVFNGNLYVNGVLLNESGMRDHPITPMRDSNLARLMDAQANGTTTLVNYQTVEQGCDAILKAYAVAQQEGHKYAVVDAFNEQQLSLIAQSLVDMPLITGGSGLAYHIAAVASQHKKQDSEMKVPNKVPGVVLSGSCSQMTNLQVAAYQDKAPTYAIEAERCLTDDYYAQQVSEWVMEQQGLDYAPMVYATANVEKLKQIQQQYGAEKASTAVEAFFAKLTEILSDRGIRNFIVAGGETSGVVTQHLNLAALNIGKEIAPGVPWVFSLDGHFALALKSGNFGSEQFFSQAQEMFHV, encoded by the coding sequence ATGCGAATAGGGGTTATTGCTGATGACTTTACTGGGGGCACTGATATTGCCAGTTTCTTAGTAAAGGGCGGGCTAAACACAGTGCAATTAAGTGGCGTACCGCAAAGCCCAATCGAAACCGATGCTGATGCGATTGTAATCAGCTTGAAATCTCGCTCATGTGCACATTCGGAGGCAATTGAGCAATCACTTAATGCTTTAGCGTATTTACAGCAGAACGACTGTACACATGTTTACTTTAAATACTGTTCTACGTTTGATAGTACCGAGAAGGGCAATATCGGCCCAGTAACAGATGCATTAATGGCAGCATTAAAAACCAAATTTACCGTTGTTTGTCCATCATTACCTTTGAATGGACGTTGCGTATTCAATGGTAATTTGTATGTCAATGGAGTGTTGCTCAATGAATCTGGTATGCGAGATCATCCAATCACACCAATGCGCGACTCAAACCTTGCACGCTTGATGGATGCCCAAGCAAATGGGACAACAACACTCGTCAACTACCAAACGGTAGAACAAGGTTGCGATGCCATCTTAAAAGCGTACGCCGTCGCTCAGCAAGAAGGGCATAAATATGCTGTAGTGGACGCATTCAACGAGCAGCAATTATCTCTAATTGCACAGTCTTTGGTCGATATGCCTCTTATTACTGGTGGTTCGGGTTTGGCTTATCATATCGCAGCCGTTGCCTCTCAACATAAGAAGCAAGACTCAGAGATGAAAGTACCGAACAAAGTACCGGGTGTCGTTCTGTCTGGTTCATGTTCACAAATGACCAACCTTCAAGTTGCAGCATACCAAGACAAAGCACCTACCTATGCTATTGAAGCTGAGCGTTGCCTCACTGATGACTATTATGCCCAACAAGTATCTGAATGGGTAATGGAGCAGCAAGGTCTTGACTATGCTCCGATGGTGTATGCAACCGCCAATGTTGAAAAGCTGAAGCAGATCCAGCAGCAATACGGCGCAGAAAAAGCCAGCACCGCTGTTGAAGCTTTCTTTGCCAAACTAACAGAAATACTCTCTGATCGTGGTATTCGAAACTTTATTGTTGCGGGCGGCGAAACCTCTGGAGTGGTTACTCAACACCTCAACTTAGCGGCGCTCAATATTGGTAAAGAGATTGCCCCAGGCGTACCTTGGGTATTCTCACTCGACGGTCACTTTGCCTTAGCACTTAAATCAGGTAACTTCGGTAGTGAGCAGTTCTTTTCTCAAGCTCAGGAGATGTTTCATGTTTAA
- a CDS encoding aldolase yields the protein MFKSEAELRKEFVNLCQSLFERGYATGGAGNISLRLPNGNILTTPTGSSLGRLNMDRLSVVSMDGEHLSGDKPSKEAEFHLAIYREKPDCGAIVHLHCTALTAVSCLKDLDYTNALKACTPYYIMRIGQLPVVPYYKPGDPRIAQDLARLAANNRAFLLANHGPVVCGTDLYDAVDNAEELEETAKLALMLKGHDVRYLNEQEQQELREMKK from the coding sequence ATGTTTAAATCTGAGGCAGAGCTAAGAAAAGAATTTGTGAACTTGTGTCAGTCTTTGTTTGAACGTGGCTACGCGACAGGTGGGGCTGGTAATATCTCACTGCGGTTGCCTAATGGCAATATCTTAACCACTCCAACAGGTTCATCTCTAGGCCGACTCAATATGGATCGTCTCTCTGTTGTGAGTATGGACGGTGAACATTTAAGTGGTGATAAGCCTTCAAAAGAAGCAGAGTTTCACCTGGCGATTTATCGCGAGAAGCCTGACTGTGGTGCTATTGTTCACCTTCACTGTACGGCATTAACAGCAGTTTCCTGTTTGAAAGACTTGGATTACACCAATGCACTTAAGGCTTGCACACCCTACTACATCATGCGTATCGGTCAATTACCTGTTGTACCCTATTACAAGCCGGGGGATCCCCGTATTGCACAAGACTTGGCTCGTCTAGCCGCCAATAACAGAGCCTTTTTGCTTGCTAATCATGGTCCTGTTGTCTGTGGTACGGATCTCTATGATGCGGTCGATAACGCTGAAGAGCTTGAAGAAACAGCCAAGTTGGCGCTGATGCTCAAAGGGCATGACGTGCGTTACTTAAATGAACAAGAGCAACAAGAGCTCCGCGAGATGAAAAAATAA
- the otnI gene encoding 2-oxo-tetronate isomerase, with the protein MATFSANLSMLFQEFPFEQRFEQASASGFDYVECLFPYSLPIETLQQTLEKHQLEFSLFNAPAGEWEQGERGFAAIAEYQERFQQSIAKALDYAVGLECRKVHVMAGSLPEGNELSFSDEIFIDNIRYAADLFAEHQIDVLIEPLNRRDNPHYYLCDFHKAVALIEQINRNNVKLQFDIYHAQIVHGDVTKLYERYMNYVGHIQTASVPHRNEPNSGELNDNYLFRLIDNNGYQGQIGCEYRPASTTQAGLAWINHYNNTQK; encoded by the coding sequence ATGGCCACATTTTCTGCAAATTTGTCAATGCTGTTCCAAGAGTTCCCCTTTGAGCAGCGCTTTGAGCAAGCGAGCGCATCAGGCTTTGACTATGTTGAGTGCTTGTTCCCCTACTCACTGCCGATAGAAACGCTGCAACAAACACTTGAAAAGCATCAACTTGAGTTTTCACTGTTTAATGCTCCCGCTGGCGAATGGGAACAAGGCGAGCGAGGCTTTGCTGCCATTGCCGAGTATCAAGAGCGTTTTCAACAAAGTATTGCCAAGGCTCTTGATTACGCGGTTGGCCTAGAATGTCGTAAAGTGCATGTGATGGCAGGCAGTCTTCCTGAGGGAAACGAGTTATCGTTCAGTGATGAAATCTTTATCGATAACATTCGCTATGCTGCCGATCTGTTTGCCGAGCACCAGATTGATGTTTTGATTGAGCCGCTAAACCGCCGTGACAACCCGCACTACTATCTGTGCGATTTTCATAAAGCGGTCGCGTTAATTGAGCAAATCAATCGGAACAACGTGAAATTACAGTTCGATATCTATCACGCTCAAATCGTGCATGGGGATGTAACCAAACTCTATGAACGATACATGAATTATGTCGGCCACATTCAAACGGCCTCAGTCCCTCATCGCAATGAACCCAATAGTGGTGAGCTAAATGATAACTATCTATTCCGCTTGATCGATAACAACGGCTATCAAGGTCAGATTGGCTGTGAATATCGACCAGCAAGCACAACCCAAGCCGGATTGGCATGGATCAATCATTACAATAATACCCAGAAATAA
- a CDS encoding HpcH/HpaI aldolase family protein has protein sequence MRKNRLLEKFAAEQVMVNSWISIPSSYGAEVIAHTGVDSVTVDMQHGMIGFSDLVHIFQAVSGSPAVPLVRVPSSEPSMVMKVLDAGAYGIICPSVDTPEICRELVSACRYPPLGTRSFGPTRGLTYGGKDYTEHADNEIMVLAMIESQQALDNLEAILDTPGLTGIYIGPNDLAYSLGEKPGTTSDKVEDAIAHVLRQAKQRGLFTGIFCSGLENALQRKEQGFDLVTPGNDAGALRNAYQQFVGKIGNIEKETVSAGGY, from the coding sequence ATGAGAAAAAATCGACTACTAGAAAAATTTGCCGCAGAACAGGTAATGGTCAATAGCTGGATTTCGATCCCAAGTAGCTATGGTGCTGAAGTTATTGCTCACACGGGTGTCGATAGCGTCACTGTGGACATGCAGCATGGCATGATTGGATTTAGTGATCTGGTTCATATTTTTCAAGCAGTGTCAGGCTCACCAGCGGTACCTCTGGTGAGGGTACCATCCAGCGAACCAAGTATGGTAATGAAGGTATTGGATGCAGGCGCTTACGGCATCATTTGCCCGAGTGTCGATACTCCTGAGATCTGCCGTGAGCTCGTCTCAGCTTGTCGCTACCCTCCTCTAGGTACTCGATCATTTGGTCCAACCCGTGGTCTCACCTATGGTGGCAAGGATTACACTGAGCATGCTGACAATGAAATCATGGTTCTTGCGATGATTGAATCTCAGCAGGCGTTGGATAACCTTGAAGCGATCCTCGATACTCCAGGGCTAACCGGAATCTATATCGGCCCGAATGATCTGGCGTATAGCCTTGGCGAAAAGCCAGGTACAACCAGTGACAAAGTGGAAGACGCTATTGCACATGTGTTGCGCCAAGCGAAACAACGTGGCTTGTTTACCGGCATTTTCTGCTCTGGTCTGGAGAATGCTCTACAGCGTAAAGAGCAAGGCTTTGATTTAGTGACTCCGGGCAATGATGCTGGCGCATTAAGAAATGCCTATCAGCAGTTTGTCGGCAAAATCGGCAACATTGAGAAAGAAACTGTCTCTGCGGGTGGTTATTAA
- a CDS encoding alpha/beta fold hydrolase, with translation MALPIVLLPGTLCDEQVWDKVIAELSPTQPVITKPLGAHRNWDDELANLVADLPEEFLLVGFSLGGIAALALLTQYPERVKRLVLVASTALADPEESQARRRELLALAEQKGDFKALALMQISPCDQQNLGERGVDFAVQMAERFSVEQYACQTELACSRQDTRATLTQSTLPVDLIYGSEDQACGENKQRLIVQSCDQAQLHRVEGAGHWLPLSHPEKVAAIISAS, from the coding sequence ATGGCATTACCCATTGTACTGCTACCAGGAACACTATGTGATGAGCAAGTATGGGATAAAGTGATCGCTGAGTTGAGCCCTACTCAACCGGTGATCACCAAACCCCTAGGCGCGCATCGCAACTGGGATGATGAACTAGCAAACCTAGTCGCAGATTTACCAGAAGAGTTTCTTCTGGTCGGCTTTTCACTTGGAGGGATCGCGGCACTGGCATTACTCACCCAATATCCTGAGCGAGTCAAACGCCTAGTATTAGTGGCGTCTACAGCTTTAGCGGATCCCGAAGAGTCACAAGCGCGTCGCCGAGAATTACTAGCCTTGGCCGAGCAAAAGGGTGATTTTAAGGCATTAGCTTTGATGCAGATCTCACCTTGTGATCAGCAAAATCTTGGAGAGCGTGGCGTAGACTTCGCTGTGCAAATGGCTGAGCGCTTTAGTGTTGAGCAATATGCTTGTCAGACAGAGCTAGCTTGTTCACGTCAAGACACTAGAGCCACACTTACACAATCCACATTACCTGTTGATCTTATTTACGGTAGTGAAGATCAGGCTTGTGGTGAAAATAAGCAGCGGTTGATCGTGCAATCTTGCGACCAAGCCCAATTGCATCGCGTTGAAGGCGCAGGGCATTGGTTGCCACTAAGTCATCCTGAAAAGGTAGCGGCCATCATCAGTGCATCATAG
- the tnpC gene encoding IS66 family transposase — MVKALMSEKTEWKQERQSLLEQLKLAFDRQFAKRSEALKPYDESQGDLFNEVECEAAKEEEVTTTTTTKKRGKRQPLPKTLPREVIELDLDDHEKQCACCKHSLHKIGEDRSEKLEFSPAVLKVLEYVRPKYACRQCEQTEDKSHIVQNPAPQSIIPKSFATESLLANIILGKYQYAMPLYRQESLFTQSGIELSRTTMARWVIQVSEKFAPLYAALKTHLLEQVVVQADETPLNVLKEDKQCYMWLYCSGADSPEAALPNVKNIALYDYQNSRARACPVAFLRDYRGYLQTDGYGAYDGLHQVTNVGCMAHARRKFMDAKKLLGKGKSGKADKALAKIQKLYGIESRLKGASVETRKAERQQHAKPILDELYEWMTTQQVIASSPLGKPIKYTLGQWPKLIRYIDDGHLSIDNNRAERAIKPLVIGRKNWLFSTTANGADASAMLYSIVETAKANGLILYDYMVKCMKELAKAELDIDAILPWNFKH, encoded by the coding sequence ATGGTGAAAGCCTTGATGTCGGAGAAAACAGAGTGGAAACAAGAGCGCCAGTCGCTACTTGAACAACTCAAGCTTGCCTTCGACCGCCAGTTCGCTAAACGTTCGGAGGCGTTAAAGCCTTACGATGAATCTCAAGGTGACCTCTTCAACGAAGTGGAATGTGAAGCTGCTAAGGAAGAAGAGGTCACAACCACCACCACAACGAAGAAGCGTGGTAAACGTCAGCCACTTCCAAAAACCTTGCCTCGTGAGGTTATCGAACTCGATTTAGACGACCATGAAAAGCAGTGCGCGTGCTGCAAGCATAGCCTGCATAAAATCGGTGAAGACCGCTCTGAAAAGCTAGAGTTCTCGCCAGCGGTACTTAAAGTGCTGGAATATGTTCGTCCTAAGTATGCTTGTCGTCAGTGTGAGCAAACTGAAGACAAAAGCCACATCGTTCAAAATCCAGCGCCGCAAAGCATTATCCCTAAAAGCTTCGCGACAGAAAGCTTGCTGGCCAATATCATCCTTGGCAAATACCAATACGCGATGCCACTGTATCGCCAAGAGTCACTGTTTACCCAATCGGGTATCGAACTATCGCGCACGACTATGGCAAGGTGGGTTATCCAAGTCAGTGAGAAGTTCGCACCGCTTTATGCTGCTTTGAAAACACATCTACTCGAGCAAGTGGTGGTTCAGGCGGATGAAACGCCGCTCAATGTCCTCAAGGAAGATAAGCAATGCTACATGTGGCTCTACTGCTCGGGCGCAGACTCGCCAGAAGCCGCACTTCCCAACGTGAAAAATATCGCCTTGTACGACTATCAAAACAGTCGCGCGAGGGCGTGCCCTGTTGCCTTCCTGAGAGATTACCGTGGTTATCTGCAAACCGATGGCTATGGAGCCTATGATGGGCTTCACCAAGTGACCAATGTTGGTTGCATGGCGCATGCACGTCGCAAGTTCATGGATGCGAAGAAGCTTCTAGGTAAAGGTAAGTCAGGCAAAGCAGATAAGGCGCTCGCCAAAATCCAGAAGCTGTATGGAATAGAATCCCGCTTAAAAGGGGCGTCTGTCGAGACACGAAAAGCAGAACGCCAACAGCATGCCAAGCCGATACTGGATGAGTTGTACGAATGGATGACGACTCAACAAGTGATAGCGTCCAGCCCGTTGGGTAAACCGATAAAATACACGCTCGGTCAATGGCCGAAGCTCATCCGCTATATCGATGACGGCCACTTATCGATAGACAATAACCGTGCTGAACGTGCAATAAAACCGTTGGTCATTGGCAGAAAAAATTGGTTATTCTCGACCACTGCAAATGGTGCTGACGCGAGTGCGATGCTTTACAGTATCGTCGAGACAGCAAAAGCCAACGGCCTTATCCTTTACGACTACATGGTCAAGTGCATGAAAGAGCTGGCGAAAGCGGAGCTAGATATCGATGCAATCCTACCTTGGAACTTCAAACATTAG
- a CDS encoding IS4 family transposase produces the protein MHVSQALDIINNYKPNQVETLADLLPIELIKDAYELTDTVTLRKRKLTLESMAWLLVGMAIYNDKSMADIVNMLDIVDRSGKPFVAPSALTQRRKNLGESAAKALFQCTQQHWFKHANLPKWNGLTLLGVDGVVWRTEDSKDNAEAFAKPTNRDGKETQYPQVRMVCQMELSSHLITGSAFDCYTVNEMKLAEQLIETTPDNSLTLFDKGFYSLGLLQEWGSKGVNRHWLIPMKKGLNYEVVQSLGRQDKLIKLKSNPQARKKWPKLEQEVVVRLITRVKNGKSYDVLTSMTDPMLYPKSDIVGLYGYRWEIELGYREQKQYMIGNRLTLRSRLPELVKQELWGILLTYNLVRYQMVQMCNTLSGDYLPYQLSFNGALAHIMRLIVGLPYSSPGAIPRQLQNFYSMSESLILEPRRERSFPRVVKKKPSRYPRKNNAAHLK, from the coding sequence ATGCACGTTTCTCAAGCCCTCGACATCATCAATAACTACAAACCTAATCAAGTCGAAACTCTCGCAGACCTCCTACCTATTGAGCTAATTAAAGATGCCTATGAGCTAACAGATACTGTCACCCTTAGAAAGCGAAAACTGACTTTAGAGTCAATGGCATGGCTATTAGTTGGAATGGCTATTTATAACGACAAATCTATGGCGGATATCGTCAATATGCTCGACATTGTTGACCGCTCTGGTAAGCCATTTGTTGCACCGAGTGCATTAACACAACGTAGAAAAAATCTCGGTGAATCAGCGGCTAAAGCTCTTTTTCAATGTACGCAACAACATTGGTTTAAACATGCAAATTTACCAAAGTGGAATGGGCTCACATTGCTGGGTGTTGATGGCGTTGTGTGGCGAACAGAAGATTCAAAAGATAATGCAGAAGCTTTTGCAAAACCGACCAATCGTGATGGTAAAGAAACGCAGTACCCACAAGTGCGTATGGTGTGCCAGATGGAGCTAAGTAGCCACTTAATCACAGGTAGCGCTTTTGACTGTTATACCGTGAATGAAATGAAGTTGGCCGAGCAACTGATAGAAACGACTCCTGATAACAGCCTAACCCTTTTCGATAAAGGCTTTTACTCCCTTGGTTTACTTCAAGAGTGGGGTTCTAAAGGCGTAAATCGACATTGGCTTATTCCGATGAAAAAGGGGCTCAACTATGAAGTCGTTCAGTCTCTTGGGCGACAAGATAAACTGATAAAGCTGAAGAGCAATCCGCAAGCACGTAAGAAATGGCCGAAGTTAGAACAAGAGGTTGTTGTACGTTTAATCACAAGGGTCAAAAATGGGAAGTCATACGATGTTCTTACCTCAATGACCGACCCGATGCTTTACCCTAAATCAGACATAGTTGGTCTGTATGGATATCGCTGGGAGATTGAACTCGGGTACAGAGAGCAAAAACAATACATGATCGGTAACCGCCTTACGCTGCGCAGTCGACTCCCAGAGCTCGTTAAACAAGAACTCTGGGGGATATTACTGACATACAACTTGGTTAGGTATCAAATGGTTCAGATGTGTAACACATTGAGTGGTGACTACTTACCATACCAACTTAGCTTCAATGGAGCATTAGCTCACATCATGCGCTTGATAGTGGGGCTTCCATACTCGTCACCAGGAGCAATACCAAGGCAACTCCAAAACTTCTACTCAATGAGCGAGAGCCTAATACTTGAGCCTAGACGAGAAAGATCCTTCCCAAGAGTAGTGAAGAAAAAGCCAAGCCGATACCCGAGAAAAAACAACGCCGCTCACCTTAAGTGA
- the tnpB gene encoding IS66 family insertion sequence element accessory protein TnpB (TnpB, as the term is used for proteins encoded by IS66 family insertion elements, is considered an accessory protein, since TnpC, encoded by a neighboring gene, is a DDE family transposase.) yields MKRMLSAPEIYLYRESVDFRKSINGLAAIIESDTDLPLASGALFLFTNKQRDKIKVLYWDKTGFALWYKRLEKAKYKWPSKEKNEVFTL; encoded by the coding sequence ATGAAACGCATGCTTAGCGCTCCAGAGATTTATCTGTATCGTGAGAGTGTCGACTTTAGAAAGTCGATCAATGGCCTTGCTGCGATTATTGAAAGTGACACCGACTTACCCTTGGCAAGCGGTGCACTGTTCCTGTTCACCAATAAACAGCGCGACAAAATCAAGGTATTGTACTGGGATAAAACAGGCTTTGCTCTCTGGTACAAACGCCTCGAAAAAGCCAAGTACAAATGGCCATCAAAAGAGAAAAATGAGGTGTTTACCCTGTAA
- the tnpA gene encoding IS66 family insertion sequence element accessory protein TnpA produces MGKRRTNQEWQTLIEQSESSSLSTLAFCKLKEINPSTFYAKRQQLNQIEVSQGFVKAEVVEKTTKYQATVATANMTLLVNDVELSIPQSTPATYLAELIGALS; encoded by the coding sequence ATGGGAAAACGACGCACAAATCAAGAATGGCAAACGCTTATCGAACAATCTGAATCGAGTTCGTTGTCAACGCTTGCCTTTTGCAAGCTAAAGGAGATTAACCCTTCGACGTTTTATGCCAAGCGCCAGCAGCTCAATCAAATTGAGGTTTCTCAAGGCTTCGTAAAAGCTGAAGTTGTCGAAAAGACAACGAAGTATCAAGCTACAGTGGCAACGGCTAACATGACTCTGCTCGTCAATGATGTTGAGCTGAGCATTCCACAAAGCACGCCCGCCACTTATCTAGCAGAACTCATCGGTGCGCTATCATGA
- a CDS encoding ISAs1 family transposase, translating into MHIDHFKEHFQTITDQRQGAKVTYCLFEVLFGSLCAVIAGAKGWFDIREYILGHHDWFMRNDLFLNGIPADDTIARIISTIDPEQFHECFVNWMSSIHSLTEGQVVAIDGKTLRGSYNREDRASTIHMISAYASSNKLVLGQLKTEQKSNEITAIPELIKMLDIKGSLVTIDALACQTKIAKAIVEQGGDYLLAVKSNQGKLRQAIEKAFSSQRANVADDLSLEQGHGRIESRQCYVFDSTELEGNFSRWKGLKSIVMVENFRLEKGKSVDLEYRYYISSKELSAEQAAMAVREHWGIESMHWVLDVTMDEDACQIYKDHDAENLSCLRHISLNMLREEPTKLSIVGKQKRCMMNTSMLEAVLSAGFSQVVKN; encoded by the coding sequence ATGCACATTGACCACTTCAAAGAACATTTTCAAACGATTACCGACCAACGCCAAGGTGCAAAAGTCACTTATTGCTTGTTTGAAGTTCTCTTTGGCTCGCTTTGTGCGGTAATTGCTGGTGCGAAAGGTTGGTTTGATATTCGTGAGTATATTCTCGGGCATCATGATTGGTTTATGCGTAATGACCTGTTCTTGAATGGTATTCCAGCTGATGACACGATTGCTCGAATAATTTCTACGATTGACCCCGAGCAGTTTCATGAGTGCTTCGTTAACTGGATGTCATCAATACATTCCCTTACTGAAGGCCAAGTTGTTGCGATCGATGGCAAAACACTTCGAGGCTCATACAATCGGGAAGATAGAGCAAGCACTATTCATATGATTAGTGCTTATGCTTCTTCAAATAAGCTCGTATTAGGACAGCTTAAAACCGAGCAGAAAAGTAATGAGATAACGGCAATCCCCGAACTAATAAAGATGCTCGATATCAAGGGATCTCTGGTGACCATTGACGCACTGGCCTGTCAAACCAAGATAGCTAAAGCGATTGTAGAACAAGGTGGTGATTACTTGCTTGCGGTAAAGAGTAACCAAGGAAAACTCCGACAAGCGATAGAAAAAGCATTTTCATCTCAGCGAGCAAATGTAGCAGATGACCTCTCTCTTGAACAAGGGCATGGACGTATAGAGTCTCGCCAATGCTATGTCTTTGACAGTACTGAACTTGAAGGTAACTTCTCGCGCTGGAAAGGCTTGAAGAGCATTGTGATGGTTGAAAACTTCCGCCTTGAGAAAGGTAAATCTGTCGACCTAGAGTACCGTTATTACATCAGCTCCAAAGAGCTTAGTGCAGAGCAAGCTGCTATGGCTGTCAGAGAACATTGGGGCATAGAGTCAATGCACTGGGTACTTGATGTCACAATGGATGAAGATGCGTGTCAGATATACAAAGATCACGATGCAGAGAACCTATCATGCCTACGTCATATAAGCTTGAACATGCTCCGAGAAGAGCCAACCAAGCTAAGCATTGTTGGGAAGCAAAAACGATGCATGATGAATACGTCCATGTTAGAGGCGGTATTAAGTGCTGGTTTTAGTCAAGTGGTGAAAAACTAG
- a CDS encoding Txe/YoeB family addiction module toxin — translation MKLTFSTNAWEDYLYWQKTDKKILKRINTLIKDIQREPYDGIGKPEPLKHGLSGYWSRRINDEHRIVYRYHDETILIAQLRFHYGT, via the coding sequence ATGAAATTGACCTTCTCAACTAATGCTTGGGAAGACTATTTGTATTGGCAAAAAACTGACAAAAAAATTCTCAAGCGCATCAACACCCTTATAAAAGATATACAGCGTGAGCCATATGACGGCATAGGTAAACCTGAACCACTCAAACATGGATTATCTGGATATTGGTCCCGTCGTATAAATGATGAACACCGTATTGTTTATCGCTATCACGATGAAACGATTTTGATTGCTCAGTTGAGATTTCACTACGGCACATAA